Within the Salvia hispanica cultivar TCC Black 2014 chromosome 4, UniMelb_Shisp_WGS_1.0, whole genome shotgun sequence genome, the region AAAACTAagtaattaaaacataaatttgtcTTAATTGTAAGAATCAagtaaagaaaaacaaaaaaatcaacatgCTAAGAATTGAATTTCATACAAATtggggggagagagagagataggaGATATAATTTACTTTGATGTGCTGCAGAATTCATAAAGCTTGCCACGGTTGGAGAAAATGATAAGAGCAACCTCAGCATCGCAGAGAACAGAGAGTTCATAAGCTTTCTTGAGCAaaccatttctcctctttgcAAATGTAACCTGTCTATTTATCTTGTTTTCTATCCTCTTAAGCTCCACTCTTCCCCTACCCATGatccctatttataatatatatacatctaatttaataattatgtaaCTATTAAACCTTCACTTTCCTCTTTCTTCACCCAAGAAATTTCTTTAACTAAAAGGGTAACAATCTTCAAAccctaaaaagaaaaacttaaaaaaggACTGTTCTATTTATAGAAACGCTAGAACATGAGTTAAAATAactgcgtgtgtgtgtgtgctttagtgagagagagatctagagagagagagaggaaggtGGATTTATTCTAGTGGAAGGAAGACTCTTTGTAACAAAGTTTTTATGATCATATAGCATGTGCAGTAGCAGATGGTTGGAGAGATGAAATTTAGGGTTCATGGATTTAACCAATGTCATTAAAGCGTGAACAATCAGGCGCGTGGGGCTCACGGTCAAGATACTTTGTTGGAGTGGATTAGACGCGCCCGTCAATGCGTGGTGGTGGATTATTACTGCCCACTGCTGAATCAAATCAGACAGCGTCACCAATAAAGTAGGCGCCACGTGTCGGGTGACCAATGGTTATTCGAAATCAGTGTTGATCAAAAGATCCATTGTTCCAGCAAGCTAACGAAATCGACCCAAATTTAGTTTGAACTTTCAgatgaaattattttctttttcaaaatttagatTTGCAATTCGATTATTGATTCGTAAAAACtgaaaaagttaaattttgaattacatattccctccgtccacaaataagAACATATTTTACAATTTCAGGCATccataggaaaaaaaaaacatttactttagtctattttttaaaaatagatctCTTGTCTACTAAGCGCAGCGCATCCACAATGATTATCCCTTCATTATCTCACCTTTAAGTTATATCACCATTTGCCTTAtctcttactccctccgttccatagtaatagtgacatttcattttctgcactcattttgaaaaaatgatattaaatagttaaagtggagagagagtaaagtaagagaaaaaataatgtagagaagagtcttatctacaatattatctctattactttactttttctccactttaactatttataattatttttttaaaatgagtgcgcaaaataaaatgtctctattactatggaacagagaaAGTATTTAAGAAACAACACGTGCAATCATTTTTTCCCTTAACCAACTcttctcttcactattcattgGTCACACCATTTcatatctaaaaataataccaaaacaTTTCAATAATATAACTTCGTTAAAAAAccaaatattacaaaaattacataataaaatccttaaaatttaaaaattatacaattaaaaatctaaTTGTTTTAAACTACTTGAGCGGCGGCGACACAGTTGGTAGGCCCAATTTTTGTTGGAGGCTCATAATATGCTATCCATGCGCAAATAGTTGGAGCACATTCATACTGTACTGTCAACATTAATGATGTTCAAGAAATATTCGTATAAAATATCTGGATTGGAATATGAGGATGGGGGAGCTTGGGGCTCCGCTAGGCTCTGTCCTCTAGGGCTAGCTTTCGTCGTCTTCATCCTAATTGGATGACGTTGCAAACCGACTCTTGACCCACTCACACCGGCGATGGACCCACCCAAATAAGCTCTAGCGAGCTGGCTTGCGACCTCGTCCGTTTGGAGCTTGATCCCAACGAGGACTAGGTGCCACCCTCCCACTTATCGAGATCTTGAACCTCCCGTCAGTGTCCATTAGAAAattgatgtgaatcaaatatGCTATCTTTATTCTCATAGCACCGCCAAATTGACCAAGGAGAATTATCAGAAGAAGCAGACAGCAAGGAGTAAGACAGGGGAAAGAGAACCCAAATACACCATTAGTTTAAGGGTACAAATGTCAAATCATGGAAGGGTCAAATCATGGAAGGCATACCCTAGGGATTTGGGCCTCAAGCCACCCTATATAAAGGGACCAACATTGCAGGAAGAGAGCAAGCCTCCTTTAGAGCTCTTCTAGCTCATTTTTCACCCTCTTTTTTCAGAGTCTCTCCACACACAGTCATCCTAAATCAAGTTCTTAGCTACAAGTCCACTCCAACTCCAGTTTCAAGCTCTCTGCCTCCACGCTTGGAAGGGGAGGAAATCCTAGTTTCGTTAGTTTGTAATCGTGGTTCCACAGCTCCGAGGAgcgaagatacaatttcatttctatcttgcaacattttttgtttcatttcgCAAGTGTTTGGTACTTTGAACCTCTTAGCTTAAGAATTTCGTAGTTATTTCATTGTTGGTCTTGGATATTATCGTTTTGGAATTTGGATCTGATCTTATTTCTACTGTTATGGAAGTTTACGTTGGAGTTCTTGTTGGATTTGGTGATGTTGAGTTTTATTTGTGCTTTGTTGGATGTTTTTCACAGTTGTTACTTGTTAAGATCCCTTAGATCTAGCTTGTTTAACGTCTAATTTTGCGGATTCATGTTAGACAGTATTgatttcttagatctagtatGTTCTGTTTTGGGAAATGCATGATCAAGGTTTATTTCTGTCGTTCGTCGTTCTGGTTGACCAGTTAGCATAGATCCAGTAATTCTTAGTTTAAATTTCTCGTTCGCGACTCGTTTTGGAGCCTACTTTGTTTTTCTTCGTCAATGTTGTTCAATGCTCTGTTCTTGCTCTTTGTTTTTACTTGGTTGTTTGAAGAAGATGGAGTAGGGAGTAGTTAGAAATCAGATATGAACTTTAACAGCTTTTCTGCCAAACCAGTCAGTTTAGGAAAATTGGTCCCCACTTACTTTTACACTTTGTCTGCCTATTTTAGGAAAGTTCCAACATGGTCTAGTAGTTATAGGTGCTCTTAGTTGTTTATTCTTATATTCAAATGTATGTTGCAAGTTTAGTCGTTCATGCATGTTGTCGTACGTAGCTTATCTAGTTGATCTGTTAGGTAGAGTTCCATGTTTAGTCTTCTAAATCAAGTAGATTCTTAACCCACTTGgtttgcgtggcagcagccaaaagcCCCCCAAAATGTCTCGAACACATGCTCTACACCttcatccttgtgggattcgatccTTATTTCCCTATACTAATGAATAGTATTTATGGGTTAAGATTTTGAAAGTAGCTTCGGATTGCGCGTCCGACGATACGTAGATAGGTCTAGTGAGTCTGCTTGATCAATTTGGTCCAATCAGTCCGTGATTATATACTTTACATTTTAAGAACGCGTGCAAAGATACCGGTTTCAAGGACATATCAGATCTACGAAATCAAACATTAACTAACATGGATCTACGAAATCAGACACTAATAAGCTAGATCTAGAGATTCTAAACAACTACCAATTGCGAAAAGCATTCaacaaacataaacaaaactCAACATCACAAGATCCAACAAAAACTTCCATAACTTCATAATAAATCGAGACAATATTCAAACCCAACAACAAAATACTAAAAGATCTTTAAACTAATATGTTCAAAACACGAGAAATACTTAAGAAACGAAACCAAATGATGCAAACAGAAATGTAAAGATGTATCTTCGCTCAAAGACCGGTGGGACAACAAACGATTAGAACGACAAGAACTACGGTGCTCTCCCCACCGAGCCAGGAGGCAGAGAGCATTCTGAAGTGTCGAGTGGACTTAGGCTGAGAACTAGTTCTAAGgatgtgtgcgtgtgtgtggaGAGACTCTCTCCAAAAGGGGCTGTTTCTTCTTTCCATGTTGATCCCCTTTTATAGGACGGCTCAAGGCTCAAATCCATAGGGTATGCCCTTCATGATTTGACGTTTGTACCCTTATAGTAAAAGGTGTCTTTGAATGCTCTCTCCTCTGTCCTACTCCTTGAACTGATAATTCGTCTTGATCAATCATGCGACTTTTCGACATCTTTCCACTCCACTTTTGCTCAATCCGCTTTTGCTCGGCTAGTTTGCACAATCTACTTGATCCAACAAAAACCTGCACACTTAAACTTTTGTTTGCGCATTATCTTCTCAAGAAACATGTAAATTACCCCAAAACCAACATGAAACGAGCTTTATCACTGTCATATGCTGAATTTAGGCGGAAATTAAGGAAGGAATGAAActattaccttgtgaagccaaatcatTTCCTTAACCTATGGAGCACGAAATTTACATCTCTCCAATTACTTGGAGAACActttttttaccaattttaacCTTTTTTCAAGCGTATATAGACTCTATAACCTCATTCATAATATTGAACCATTCATAGCCTCCAAAATTGGGGAGCCCCAAGGCGCCTTCTCCACTCTCCAACCCTAATTCCCCCATCCATCATTCCATCCACCATTCTTGGATATTGGAGCAAGGAAATAAAAGACTAAAGATTGCACAACAATTCATCATTGAGACGCTACAATTAATTTCCTTTAAAATGGTACTTTTAATTGAGAGCGAGAACAATATGAGTCTTACATGCTTTTGGGAGTTACAAATCTAGAATTGACGACCCTAGTGTATGTGATCTACTTTGTGCCGCATGAGCAAAATTTATGTTACTCGTTCTAGTGAAGTAtgaactgtgctagggtatcaTAACTGTGTTTTGTGTAAACCATAATTGTGAAAGCTCTATCTTTGGAATTCCACCCTTTGCCTGATTTAACTTCTTTATTTACatgatttgtttatttattttttgtctaattaattaatctaaccAAAACTTTTGTTTCTCTAAATAGTATATGATGCTTAGTTACATGATAACCAGTTGCAGttatattatttgtgttcgatattccggtactaacctttagctatactattttttccttgtagtactaaaaaatagtgcatcagcTACGACGATGTGCGGGAGTTGTCGCAAGCCCAGTTCACGAGCACCGTCAATAGCATGGGATTCAGTCACTAGGAAGCCTACATGAAACTGAAGGATCAAACCAAATTCCAGGTGGGGATTGAGGTGGCAATGACGCAAGGCTCGAGGAGGACGAGGCTCGTCGGATCCCAGAGTTTGAGCTATGGTGGACCGGTACCAACCGACTTAACCGAGTCGGTTGAGGTAATTTAACCCACTCATCGGCGTCCAACCAGAGTGAAATTGGTGAAGGCAGGGGCGAAGGGGACTGGGAAGACACAGGGGAGCGCCTCCCAGTTGACCGACATTGACAAGGATGGTAATATAAGAGTTGCTGGCTATGCTCAGCTGCACAAGTTCTACAAGCTGTACCGAGATGAACCAGACGATCGGGTTAAGATGTACATCTAGAAAACTATCAGAGCATAATGAAGACACAATTGGGTCTAGCTTCCGAAGATGGTGTTTGAATCACTATTTTCGAGGTTTTTATACGTGTCTTTTTTTATTGGTTACTTTCTGTATTTTTTGAAATGTAggctttttttcaattaagtaagttttctataatttatttgtcttgaatttattcttattcagcattttaattgagtgaaacaattaaaattaaaatatacaaatattgatgttgtgtaaatgaaatggaaagtGGGGTAGGCCCTTGATAGATTCTTCTAttgctaataataataataataataataataataataataataataataataataataataataataataataaatgccCTTCCGTAGTGAATGCTATAAGCGGAGAAGGCAACTAATTTGAAATTGTGGTTTTCTTTGTCTAATTTTAAAGGAATTACAATCTATTGATGGTTTGTGGGTAGACATTTTcattattacataaaattgaatatatcatccgagaatatcaaataaatgccaagtttttttttttttttacatcaaaTGACAAGGTTTGAAAAGGTGGGAACGTTTGAATATTTGCAGGTGGATTTATGCTATATTTATTTGCGGGAGGAATGAAAGGAGGCGTTGaacttgaaatttgattttggaaaaccaaaaatcaaactctgcaaatattcaatttatgcTATTTATTTGCTGGAGGATTGACACGAGGCGTTGAaccatttattaattacattaattttgttgttccTTGTTTGCGAAGAAGAGAAGTATTGTTTCACAATCCCGACATATGTCCAAAcacaatatttatatgtttataaggAATCATAAATCTCAGAAACCATAATTCAAATAATCGTATTCCCCGAAATCATAATTCATGAAGTCAAAGTGTCAATAGACATCCATACCATGTAAATGAGAAACTAAttgacatcaaaatcaacaaaaatgaacAAGAAACTTATGTTTTCAAAAGCACTCTTAGAATTGGGGAATGAAACTACGAATTCAACATGTGTCGACTGTGAATGTAAGTAATTTTAGAACGAGTTAGATTTTAGTTGTGGAGTTTACCTTAGTCTCCCTTATAGGTCTTCGACTACAAATCATTACAGGAATTTGATGAGGTCTCGCTACAGACCTATACCACGAGAAcgaaaataattcaaaaccaCCAATTGTGcttaaaaaaactaacgggTTGCAAAACCCTTTTCAAAATTAGGGGAAATATAGGCCATCAATGGGTTCAAAGAATATGTGATTGAATTGATTACAAATGCTCATTTGGCTGGTAGTTTATCTACGCCACTCTCCAGTCTCCGGAAGCAAATCGAGTAAGAGTTTTCGTAAATGATGAGATAGTTGGGCCAACTCATTTTCCACGGATACGAAACTTGGGACAAAGATAAAACTCAGCTTTATTTTTGAGCAAAGGAAGATTGTGTCCAACCCCCATACCACCTCCAACATGGGTTTGTGTTTTTCGGAAAGGGTATGTTTGTTTTCTCACTTTGGGATCGCGTCACCTCTTCAATACTGGGTAGCgagaaaaaatttcaaagaaaccGAACAATGTAAAAAGCCTccaaatagtagtagtacctTTTTACACAGTGTCTACAAACACACCCTAACAGAATAATAATGAAAGAAGATTTTAAGggaataaatatttgtactccctctgtcccataaaagttgagtcacttcattttttgcactcgttttgaaaaaatcataataaatagttagaatggataaatagtaaagtaaaatcGAGAATAACGTAGATAAGagtcttctctacattattttcaaatttactttactatttatccactttaactatttattacgattttttcaaaataagtgcGCAGAATGAagtgactcaacttttatgggacggagggagtaataatttactccaattataaattgaagggataatagtcatttaaatcacaaagtttgACCATATTTTTGTCTGTAATATGAActctaaaattagaatattaaattacgAAGTTTCAGTTTTTTTCAATTGCCTCATTTATGCACAAATCGACATCTTTTTGTGATGTTGAAAACAACAATGttccaataaaataagaagaaaatgagaaaaataaaggaatgtaaaagaaaaaaacttttttttaatgaaacttGTCGTTTTGAATATCGTTGAAAGACGACATTTTGTGTATAGATGGtacaattaagaaaaaaacgTAATTTCGTgattcaatatttcaattccaaaattCACGGGACAAGTCTGAATTTGGCAAAACTTCCTAACTTAAACAACTATTAGccctaaatttaatatatgatgattttgtttattattattgacatTCGAAAAAATTCACCACTAGCAAATATAATACACTAAACTCTAAATTTAGTCCCTTACATTTGctctaaaaaaattttagGTCTTTTACATTAAGTTTATTACCTTTTGGTTACAAATAATACGTTTTGGTCCAAAATTACCTTTTCTGTTAAATTTAACAGTCAAACGtcatttgaccaaattagtGACTTAACTATGAATCTAATTAGTCAGATTAACGTAATCAATTTaatactaaaattgaaaaaaaaatacctatagtaaaaattaaattataatttataaaatattttacctttttttttacgtataataaaaactaaatttgtgaatattttataaaagttaatttaaattttatttttattataggtaaaaatattttataaatttgaattcaattttattttattataggtaaaaaatattttgtaaatttgaatatattttatcatatgtaataaaataatttataaatattacttcctccgtcccagaaaaaaagatgtcacacttataGGAtgacacatgattttatgaggttttgttttgtttgttatgtGGAAAGAGAAGgtaacatatttatatttattgtgagagagaactttttttagaaatagaaatgtgacatctttagtgggacaaactaaactaaaaaggaaggtgagacatcttttatgaaatggatggagtaatatattttaatataggtgaaagatattttataaatttaaatatcgaATTAGttagatttataattaaatcattaatttagtTTGATCATTAAATTTGAGGAAAAAGGTTAATTTTGgaacaaaacatattttttttatcgaatGGCAGGTAATAAACTTAATAATAAgtctctccgtcccacttaagatgacacattttcctctTTAGTTTGTcacaactaagatgacacatttcttttttttaaactttctctctccaattaatacactcaaccactttttcccacccttattaaaatattcatcttttctttctctctctattttaatacttctaCCCACCttttatctctccaattaaacaccttaaccaataattcctaaaatcccgtgtcggctaaggaatgtgtcatcttagtcgggacgagggagtagtaagagcatctccaagggaatattgagaaggtatatttctcaattaccttctcaaaaaggtTATTATACcttttaaaaagtaatggaCTCCAAGGAAAGAAGGTAAATTgaaagacaaacaaaaataaataattttttaccttttctatccagaagaggtaaagataccttatcaaaatgaaagaagttATAATACCTCTCAAATATCCATTCTCTTggagaataaatttttatgtagaaaaagtagatatggtagttagagcatccgcagcggtggcGTCCGTCCGTGCTGCTGAGCACGAGCTCGTTCGTCCGCTGCTGCGAgctgtccgtccgtgccagcggcacggcgctgctcttagctaagagcacgtccgtgccgctgagcagccctaCGTGGCGTATTCTTATTGGCCAACGgctatattcaattttttatttttatttttaaattcgaaatttatttaaaaaaatatttttaaataaaaaaaaatattttcccacttcccaaaaaattatatccgttttttacccacttttatttatttttcaatttttcccccaaaattcacattttcatctataaatacccccacttcaacacaaaaaaattcccataacactttaattataggaatttttaatttgtaggattttaattatgtattttttttattttctagaattttaattttgtatttttattttttaagattttaattatataatttttattttttaggattttaattatgtaatttttattttttaatatattttttataatgtaaaaatgtttttagtaattgaaatatttaaattgaataatagaatagtgggacccttgagtttgttcttagctaagagtacggatgtgggtgttgtgttCTTAGCTAAgaacaaggagtaaaagtgggtccagACTcacctccgtgctcttagctaagagcacgaatggggatgctcttatgtCCATTTATCTCTCCATTTACACTTCCCTCGGAGACGCTCTAATAACcaataattacaattttttctctttagtAGGCGGTTGGTGTTTTATTACAAAAAACCTAAACCTTGCCTCGGAGTAATTGTTCAAATCAAAACGAAATCCTACTTGCAGTTTCGCCTCAGTAGTACCAGAGGTAGGGTTTCTGTATTTCCTTCACGCAGTATTCATGCTTAGTTTTAGTTTCTGAAGTTTTCTCGATTCTTGACAGCAAGCTGAAGCTCAGGTAATCATTCATTTTAGTTGTTTAAAATATGGCCGCCGTCGGTGAAACTATTGGCGATGAAGAGAAGCACCATACGGGCGCTCCGGAAACGACATCATCGTTCGATATCAATGACTATACCATTGTCAAGGAAGGAGAGGCTGAGATTCTAATGCACGTTAAAAATGAAGTCTTTTATAACAAAGCCCAGGTTTATTTAGCTCTCTTTGCTTCTTAATTTGTATCAATTGTTCATGTTTagtaagtttgttttttttgtttagtttcaGTAAATTAAAGGGTTTTTTTTgcctaatattttttctaacaaCCTCAAATTAGCCCCTTTTTGTTTACAGTAATAAGCAGTCTGTTCGTTATTTTAGATGTGAAGTTTATTAGAGTGATTGTATGATTGGGAGGAGCCTGAGTTTTGAAACATAATATCAATGCCAGGTTAATAACAGAGACATGTCTATTGCTGTTTTGAGGACATTTATATCGAAACGCCAGCAAGAACATGAGGCTAGGTTGCTTtccaagaaaatgaaaattggagCCAAGAAGGTTGATGAACCTATTTCTGAACCGGAAGCTATGGAGCACGATGAAAAATCTAATGGGGGATGTGACATCTCTCAAGACATATCTCAAGATGAACCCTGTAGCATCTCGGAGAACTCAGCAGCCAACCAAGGGAGGAAGGTCCCGGAAGATTTGAAGCCACCACGAGTTTTGGAGGTTATTGAGTTTGTTTTGCTTGTGCTGTTTCCTCTTCAGAATAACTATACTGCTGTCTTTTTATTATACTGTATCATCTGATAACATGCATCACTTGTCTGACAGGCATTGTCGGCCTCTGGTCTTAGAGCTTTAAGATATGCTCGTGAAGTTGAGGGAATTGAGAAAGTTGTGGCTCTCGATAATGATAAAGGTAGTTCCATATTTCTCAGTAATTATACAACACAAGCTGATGTGGAGTGGttttctctccttttttttttttttatttcttatgttattttttgtttcattataaTGCCCCAAATTGATTGTGGCTAGAAGTTATGTTGAagaatattttcttctttcattcCTTGGGCTCTGCTGTTACTATTATTGCTGGATccaggataaaatgctgataCTACACTTCTTCTGCAGCTTCTGTTGAATCTTGCAGGAGAAATATTAGACTTAATGGTTCAGTTGCATCTTCAAAGGTGGAGTCACATCTTGTTGATGCTAGAGTCTACATGCTTACACACCCTAAAGAATTTGATGTGGTATGTATTCTGAAGGTCAATGCATCGTACCCAAATGCTGTGTTGAATTAAGGTGGAAGTGTGTTATGATGTTATTTGAGTCTAAAAGTGAATCTTTTCTTACGTAACATGAAAATGATATAATCAAGCTTGTTGATGAAGTCACTTGCTTCCATTTAATCATACTATAAATGTACTTATAAGCTTAATTTTGGCTTTCATAATTCTGGATTCTCATATTGGGATGCCATATTAGGACCAAGATTATACATTTTCACATTATTGTGCTGTCTTTACCTTCTAGGCTGTCCAACTTGACACATTTAACTGTTTGCATTCAATCCCTTGATTTGTATTGCAGGTTGATCTTGACCCTTATGGTTCACCATCTATTTTCCTTGACTCTGCTATTCAATCAGTTGCTGATGGAGGAATATTAATGTGCACAGCAACAGATATGGCAGTGCTTTGTGGGGGCAATGGCGAGGTTTGCTATTCCAAGTAAGATTTACTTTTAGGATATCGCTTTGTCTAATCTTTAGTAGTTCAAAAAAGTAATATTGACTGATGCTTGTTGAACTAGATATGGAGCTTATCCGTTGAAAGGAAAGTATTTCCATGAAATGGCATTGCGGATCCTTCTTGCGTGTATTGAGGTCAGTTGATTTGACCGAGTTATTCTGgtaaattattcaaaattggGTTCCTAGTTAATTGTGCATGACTTCCCCTGGAACCACCTTGAAATAGATTGAAATATCATTCAGTTGTATATACTCTTATCTGAATGTCAGACTTGACAGTAAGACATGGgcactttttttaacaaatactccTAATTAGTATCTCAAGTGGACAATTTACGCTTTCAAGAAGTAAAAGGTTGGCTTTGATTGAGTATCCAGACAAGAACCTTGTGCCTTGATCAAAGTCTCTAGCTAACCACTGGTCCCGAATGGTCAAATTAGCACCCTATCTTGcagttgatttttttatattcatattgcATTTTCACCTTATCAAGTAATTTAACTATTATGCAGAGTCACGCAAACCGCTACAAGCGTTACATTGTCCCCGTGCTCTCTGTTAAAATGGAT harbors:
- the LOC125222151 gene encoding probable tRNA (guanine(26)-N(2))-dimethyltransferase 2, which translates into the protein MAAVGETIGDEEKHHTGAPETTSSFDINDYTIVKEGEAEILMHVKNEVFYNKAQVNNRDMSIAVLRTFISKRQQEHEARLLSKKMKIGAKKVDEPISEPEAMEHDEKSNGGCDISQDISQDEPCSISENSAANQGRKVPEDLKPPRVLEALSASGLRALRYAREVEGIEKVVALDNDKASVESCRRNIRLNGSVASSKVESHLVDARVYMLTHPKEFDVVDLDPYGSPSIFLDSAIQSVADGGILMCTATDMAVLCGGNGEVCYSKYGAYPLKGKYFHEMALRILLACIESHANRYKRYIVPVLSVKMDFYIRVFVRVFTSASAMKNTPLKLSYVYQCIGCDSFHLQSIGRTVSKNTSVRYLPGFGPVVSQECSDCGKKYNVGGPIWSAPIHDMDWVNSILADVKSIKERYPAFDRISAVLTTISEELPDVPLFLCLHNLCATLKCTSPSAVMFRSAVINAGYRISGSHASSLAMKTDAPMDVIWDIMRCWVKSHPVKGQSPDLAGSVILAKEPVLQANFARAVASLSKAQAKKVARFLPNPERHWGPKVRAGRRITSKHASLLGAEVVKGLQKLEEGEDEPASKREKTEESTPNRDLCTKILNP